The Pelodiscus sinensis isolate JC-2024 chromosome 4, ASM4963464v1, whole genome shotgun sequence genomic sequence AAACACCCCAAGGTATGGCCTATGCCCTACTCTTTCACTAGGGTCCCTTCAGAGCCACTTAAGCAGGGGAGCCAAGCTCCAGTCTGGATATCTGATGCAGGTCCTGGCATCATCTATCATCCCTGGGATCCACCCTTCCCTGATATCACAGCGCCCCTTGTTGGAATGATTGAGGCTGAGCAGTgcaggctcctccccctccctggcatcACAGCGCCTCCTATTAAAGGATAGGCTGAGCAGTGCAGGCTCTTCCCACTATCCCAGGGTCACAGTGCTCAGGAGGATAGAGCAGTTCAGTACAGATTCCTCCCCCAGGGTCATAGTGCCCCTTTGGaggtttggcgggggggggggggggggggggggcacgattGAGTAGTACAGGTTCTAGCTTCATCTGTGTCACAGCACCCCCTACAGGTTCCCATCCTGTGCTGGCTCCAAACTGCAGATTCCCAAGCTGTCAGCCTGATTGTTCCAATGTGGCTTCTCTTTGGTTTTTCAGGTGAGAGGCCCAGGTCTTGGCGTTATTGGGGTGTCCAAAGGGGCAGAGGTCACGCTGGCCATGGCTAGCTTCTTAGAGCAGGTGGTGGCCGCGGTCTGGATCAATGGCACAGGATTTATGAACGGCACGCCGCTGCGTTACAAGGGGGTCCACATCCCTCAGATACCCTACTGCCCCGAGCGGTTGCTCATCACAGAGATGGGAGCCCTGGACAACCATCACGTCTTCCGGGACCCCCAGGATCCAGCCTACGCAGAGGCTGCCATCCCTGTGGAGAAAGCTCGAGGTGAAGTGCTTTTCGTGGTGGGAGAAGCTGATCGCAATTTTAACAGCAAGCTCTTTGCTGAGATGGCCATTGAGAGGATGAAAAGCCATGGGAAGAAGAACTACACCCTGCTGTCCTACCCCGGTGCTGGACACCTGATCGAGCCACCGGGGTCCCCACTGTGCAGCATCTCACTGATCCGCGGTAGCCCGAAACCTGTACACTGGGGAGGTAAGCCAGAGCCCCACGCAAGAGCCCAGGAGCATTCCTGGCAGGAGATCGTGAAATTTCTCGAGTGCCATCTTGGTCCCACCAGCAACCTGTAACAGCCAAGGAGTGGtgggccaggcagccccaccctctcctcccacctgGGGGAGGCTCCTGCCATCCCTCCAGCCTGCTCAACACAATAAATACTGAGAACACAGCAATCATCTGTGGGTGCTTCCAAGgggagactgtggggagaggggggaggtagCGCCCACACAAGGAAGCAGGCTGGCCTGCTGCTTAAGGCTTTTCTctgggattcaggagacctgGGCTCAAGTTTCAGCTCTGCCGCCAGCCCTCTGGGTGAGTCGCTGAAACTTTGTAGGCCTCTGTGGCTGGTCAGTAAACTGGGAGTGATGCTTCTGCCTTCTCAATGCATGCAGCAAGCTCTTCAGTGGAAAgagcaggtgtgtgtgcatgggACCCAGCTCACTGGAGCATGGCTCAGAGCCGAAAGGTGCCACTGGAATGCCGAGTGGTAAAGAGGGCtatgtgggagtgggggggcagagagcaccACCTTGAAAGGAGAGTACCGCCTTGCATTTATAGGCAGGGCACTTGGTGGGAGAGAAGTAATCTTAGAGACAAGGAAAATCCCCACATCAGGGCAGCTATGAACAAGAAAGCAGAGTCAGGGAACATGCTGATGGCTCAcaacccacctcctcccagtGAGGTTCTGCTCTGAACGTAGCCCATGGGATCTGAGGACGCTGAGGAAACTTCAGAGCCCATCAGATCCCAAGCTGGGATAGCTCTGAGCTAGGCTTTAATAAGCACCTTGACACACCACAGACACATTGTTCTCCAGCGAGCAGCCTAAGCTGACCCAGTGTCGGTCCCAGAAAATCTGTGTCACTCCCATCCCATGGCAAACCAAAACCCTAAGCTGGATAATGGAAATAAGCATGGATGAGctcaactcctgctttcctcacgGAAAATTTCCTTTGGGTatttgcagggtgggaggggtctgACTCTGAATCCAGCTTCTCCAGCCTATTGGGAACTCTCTCTTAGAAGAAGCCTCACCTTCTCCAGTCATCACTCCCAGCCTCATGTCACCCATCTCAACTCTAGATTCCCGTTTGCTCAGCTCATTCCCTGATTTGTGCCTTGCTCAGTGTCTAcaacctcctctcctgccccatcaCCTTCTAACTcctctggtgccctccccagccgGCTGCCAACCTGCATCTGCTTGCCCATACTGCCAGCGTGCCACTTCTGGTAATGCGCTGGAACCTGTCCACCTGGTTACCCCTGTTGCAGTGTTCTAGAACTCCGGGGGGTAGCCAGGTTCCAGCCCCTCTTTGTTGCCATAGCTCCCCTTCTTGGAAAATTCCGGAGTCCTTCCATCTCGTTGCCATGGTCACCCCATTAAAGTCAGGGAAGCTCCGAATTGGTTGCCAGCTGCTCTGGCTGCTCCTGCAATGGCTGGAGGAGTTTTTGCCCCAGCTGCATTTGGCATCCAGGGAGCAGATCAGTGTTCTCCGATCCTCTGTCATCTGCAGAGTGGGCCAACAACAAGGACCTCAGCCTGGCAAGCACTGACCCAGAAGTATTGATTTCAGCCGCAcatgcttatttttttttttggggctCCTGTCCCAAATGGATTGTCCCATTGGCAGCACCTGACACACGCTCTgtgacccctgctggctgcccatcCATTTCCAGCAGGTGTTTAAGATGTTGACTTGAGCTGTAAGACACCCAACCTGCCTCAGCTaatgcagcagagctgggaagcaCTATGTTTACTGGCAATATGTGATTTGACCACCAGATGTCCCTGTGTGTGCTGTAAACTTCCGAATGCAGAGCCTGGTCTCCATTTAATAACAACCCCTGGCTCTTGTCCTAGCACGCTTCATTTGTGGTTTCCCAAGCACCTTGCTAGGAGGGATAGGATCATTATCCTCAgcgcacagatggggaaacagaggcaccaggaggggaAAGCCCCGACTGAGAGTTCACATGGGTGgcaggtataagaggcaggggaaggcaatgctttcccaAACTGCAATCTGGccctgcctccccttctccccctcctatGCTCTGGGGAAATCCGGGGATGCCCACTGCCtgacctccttcccctcccctgtgctccagccgggggaaggggaaggctgagGACCATGTGTCACCCTCGCCTCCCCCCCTACTCCTGGGCTAGAGGGAAAGCCTGAGGCGGCCCGCTGGGAGAGGGGTTGCCTGCCCTTACAGCGAGGGAATGGGGACTTGTCTCCCTTAGCCCTAGgatcacccactgcccatgtgaaatacctttgaggatttgGGCTAAGGTTCCTTGCCCAGGGTCACTTGCAGGCCAGTGACAGAGGTAGAAATAGCAACACTGGGccagtgctctatccactaggcctGGGCAATAAACCCGTCCACCCCCAAAGCAGACCAGAAATACATGGGCGAGATGACCAACGCTTGCTATTACCAGAGAACGGCTGCCTTGCCCTGCAACTCCCCCATCACGCAGATGATTTAATTCATGTCTCTTGCGCCAGGGCCTACGGACCCCAAAGAAAGGTTAGGGTTCTAGTGTATTAGGCACTGTGCAAACCAGCATCACAGACTGCTCTTGTTTCAGTGGCCTCACAATCTGGGGGGTAGGCTCTGAGTAGAGGGTGAGAGAAGGTTACAGCAGACACACCCATGTGTGGCAAAGGGAGCAGTCACGGGTTTGCTGGCCATGTGCCTGCAAGCCTACATAGCAATTCACCCTGCAATCGCCTCAGCTGGGCCAGGgtgcagagccctgggagcagccctggCAGTACCAACCTGCCAGAGTCCTTGGATCCCAGCAACTCTGGACATCAAACTGTGTGtgaggctctggggaggaggcgtGGCTATAAGGTACCAGGTAATCATCGTTAGAGCCCCGTACGGATAcacaattttgtatctgcaatctcctctgtatctgcaaaaatgagccgcggaTTCGCATGCGGATACCCACGGATATAAAGCAGGTATCTATGGATTTGCAAGGCTCTCCTTATAATGACCTGAGGAGAACAGAAGTTAGCACTATTGCTAAGACActtggagcggggggggaggggtctgacctACTAGATATAACTGTCCCCTCTTTGAGCCCCTCCAATCAGGTCCTCTTTGTTTTAACCCTTGCACTCAGAATACATGAGTATAGCTGTGCTGCCTATCAAGGGCTCCTGGAGATGGCATCCCTgtactcccccccgcccctgtccctgtctggaataaattttgttgtgtgcattgaggcatgtgccaatgtgcaccaccaatagacacaccgcctacctgaatctctcctgagcatccgcccaagcactcagcttacagggaacactggggggggggggggggtatataaTTTCCCAGGTTTCTGGGTGAGGGCTTGAGACAATGTTACTTACCTGGCCCTTTTTTGCTGCTGACAGCAGCTGGCAAGAGAGTTACATAGCTGAGAACCTGGGTCATTTGTGGAGACAGCTCTGCAGTGTCACagaggaggaagcagcagggagtaGATACCCCACCTGGCTCTCAGGGGGTGGCTAAGTAGGGAAGATTGGGGTGCGACCCCTGGTGACCGAGAAGGGGTGAAGGGAAGCGCTGGGAAGTGAGGATCAGGAGTTGTGTTTGGGCTGTGTTGATGGGAAGTCAGCCGTTCCCGAGGAGCTGTCAGTCAGACAGGTGGGGAGGGGCATTTCCATGGACGGAGTGGAGAGGCAGAgaaccagggaaggctggggagggagaaagattgATTTGATCCCCCTCagtcccaacctgcagccccctgctatttcAGCCCTGGGTTCCCTTGTGCTCACAGGCAGTCTGCGGATGGCCTTCCACCTTGACCTGCAGCCCTCTGCTATtccattcctgcccccctcccgaagCTCTGCTGACACCCCTCAGTGCCAAGATGTAACACCCCCTTTTTCTAGGCAAATACTGGACTCCCCTCTCTAAGCTTTGGTGAGGAATCTCAGCCCTGCACCGCTGTTCTAGTCCTGGGCCTTTCCCAGCTCGAACGAGGATTTCTATTGTATGTTTCCTATAAACACTTATGTTTATGGGGGAAACCCCGAACCGGGGTCATGGGCAGGTCTCACATTATGCTGGGTTCTCTCCTGTCTCACCCATAACACAGGCTTGTGTCAACATCCAAAGATCTTATAAACCAGCCCATTTACGGGAAGCCCAGAGCTTTCTATTATAATGAGCAGACGCACCCAGCAGCCACTGATGGTTTTTAATAGAGGTTTACAATCTCTGGGCTTCCAGTCTGCCTAGTAACAGCTGacgggtgcctgagcccttggccATGCGCCAAGCCTGGTTTGCAAAGAGAGTTTTGAATGACGCAGGCCAAATTAACACAGTACGTGACTGCGCTAGGTTGGAGTCTCTGAGCTCCGTTCTCCTGAGTTTCCCTTCCCACCATCTAGATGTGCATGAAACTATATTCCAGGCAGTGTTTCTGTGGCACCAAAGGGATCCCCTTGCGTTGTCACAGCAATTTAAACCATGGACTAGTAAGCAGTGGCTTCTTTTTCCCAGCTTTGCAGAGCATTGTAAGGGGGTTTCACGGAGACTGGAGGCAGGGTACAGGGCTATGTTCAGAAACAAGATCACCCTAAGTGTGCTAATCCAGACTGACATGCAGATTTCAAGATTCCCAGAGGTGGGAGTGTAGGGACCTAAGGCCACAGTTTTCCCACATAGGGAGCAATTCCCTTTGACACCAGGGAGAGCTAGACGCACCCTCCAGCATGGAAATGGGGCCTCCCTGGGTTGCTCTGGCCCATTCTTCTGGAAATAAAATGAGCTAATTAACATGGGACTGGCTGTCTTAGGTAGAGATGGTGGCTGCAGGAGGTGGAATGTTGTGGCATGCAGGGTACAGCATATGGACACAGTAATCTAATCAGCTTCTTCTGTCTGTAAAGTCTGATCTATTCCTCACCTTTCATGCCAAGTGAATCAGAAGGCCCTACAaaccctagggttgccaggtatccggttttgaaccagacagtccagtatttgagctttctgttcgggaaccaaatggagaaaatataaatgtctgtttttttctaaataagatgcaatttagattgtgatgtaatgtcaagtgtgtccagtatttttgttgaaaccatctggcaaccctaacaaacTCTCATCGTCGGCCCAGAAACTGACACCAAAGTGACCCTGAAGTGACACCAAAGTGCTTTTCCAGGCATCACAAAAGTTTATGGTGCTTCTGTGGCACGGTTGATCAGATCAAGAAACAGATCATGTAAGATGGGAAGTTTAGTGGCTTGGGGTCCGTCCTCCTGCTTTACGGGAGCCAGGAACTACAGCGCCCAAAGACCCTGGGTCAGCACAGAGCGAAGAGCCCAGCCACCTTGTTTATCGTCCACAAATGCGTTGGGGATAAGCAGCCACAGCGTGGTAAAGGCAACGTGGCAGAAAGCAATCAATTAAATTAATGCAGATGCCTTGTTTCCTTAAATTAATCTGTTTTCTGATCTTAGTTCCAGTGATTGTGCTTAGTGTTAGTCATTGAGGAGCTGTGTTAGTTCTAAATGAGCATTAAAATAGACAAACAAATTGTTTTTTCAAGGAGATGgatttcttttcttctgttcACAAGCTGGTTTTCAGTTCCTTGTCCCTCTGAGTGGCTTTTCAGATGCCAGTAGCATGATCTGTGCACAGCATGAGGTTTCACAATTGCAAGGGTTCAGATCTCATGTCTGACACTAACCTTTTCCGGGCTGGTGCAGTTCGGGGCCCCAGGTGCTTCTGCTGGTGCACCTCAACCTACTCCTGCTGCTATTCCTGTCTTGCACCCTGTATTAACTCTGCCAAAAGATCTGTCCTCATCTGTTATCAGCCTGGGCCCACTGTGCCACTGCATTTCTGTTTTCAGTTATACACTGTCAGTCTCTGATGTACACTGATTAGTCAAATGGAAACTTTTGGTGGGAAAActttttctgcttttgaaaaaaatcactgaaccaaaacaaaacaaacaaacaaacaaaaaacccttgaaATTGTTGGAAATGTCcccttgtgactttttttttggggggggggacaacaaAAAGTTGCAATTTTATGAAACTGAAatgactgaagaagtgggttgtgcccacaaaagcccatgataccatctacatgttttgttagtctttaaggtgctgctagactatttgggtttttttaagtttttccagttacagactaatttggctacccctccGAAGCTtcaaaatttaaaattatttattaattttaaatggaCAAAATGGTTTCAAAATGGTAAAAGCAAAACATATTGATTgtaacaaaacatttttatgttTTATCTTCGGATCACAAGACATTTTCAAGACAGGTTGGGATGgaaccatttttttcaaaatcttgaaaatgGTCCCAGGATAGGGGAACTATCAGCCAGCTGTAATACTGCTGTCCCCATGGGTTTCCCAGAGTTTTCCTTAGTGCAGCATCTTAGCCATAAAACTATCCTTTCATGGTACATACACCTCTACCTCATTCACCATGTCCTGTTCACTTCAGCTGCATAGAAGGCAAGGGCTCTACCTAAAACAACCCCATCACTACACCACCCTGCTTCCTTcttccatcctgtgcactgaaagaGGCTGGGATTCTGTTTAAAAGAAACAGTGCATGATC encodes the following:
- the LOC102461463 gene encoding bile acid-CoA:amino acid N-acyltransferase-like isoform X2 — protein: MKNKGRISRTLLFAAPLVPLQTLRGDPETASSWWESWQFPALKELTFIHSRLLQPSDKIPPLATCIVERWYVRPGVERVPIKEGRVRGALFLPPGPGPFPGVIDMFGGAGGLIEFRASLLASRGFAVLALAFFGYDDLPRVLVEVDLEYFEEAANLLLKHPKVRGPGLGVIGVSKGAEVTLAMASFLEQVVAAVWINGTGFMNGTPLRYKGVHIPQIPYCPERLLITEMGALDNHHVFRDPQDPAYAEAAIPVEKARGEVLFVVGEADRNFNSKLFAEMAIERMKSHGKKNYTLLSYPGAGHLIEPPGSPLCSISLIRGSPKPVHWGGKPEPHARAQEHSWQEIVKFLECHLGPTSNL